Below is a genomic region from Flexibacter flexilis DSM 6793.
TTCCGACTACACGAATACTTATACAAAGTGCTTTTGGCAATGCCCAGCAAATTCGCGGCCTCACTCAACTGCATAAAATCACTATCAGAAGAACCCACAACCGTTTCCGCTTGGGACTCGTGCAGCAACTTGACCATCTGTTTGAGTTCCTGCAACTCTTGCATTATCGAAATAAAAGGATTTTCCATCTTAATTTGGGGTGTTTCGTTTCAAAAATTCATTCATGCGCCGTTGCGCCTCTTCCTTGTCCGCTGCTGCCTGCGCCTCCATCGAAGCCTTGTTCAATTTGAGCAATTGTTGATTGACTTCCACCTCCTTTCGGGCTTTTTGCAACTCGTCAAACTCCGCTCTTGGATGCGCCGCTTCGGCTTCTTGGGCGGGGGGCGGGAAATCTGCCACCACATCGGCCACAGACTCCTCGCC
It encodes:
- a CDS encoding helix-turn-helix domain-containing protein, coding for MENPFISIMQELQELKQMVKLLHESQAETVVGSSDSDFMQLSEAANLLGIAKSTLYKYSCSRKSPFTFYKVGKRLFCKRGELLQYMNESKLLSMEDYANQKLATRRR